The following is a genomic window from Bacillus sp. V2I10.
TTTATAACCCCCTTTGTTTTCTTAATTTTCATTATATTATAAAGAATGTGGGAGAAATGAATATTATTCGTCATATTTCTTGCTATTGATGCTGTTGAATAAACATATTGATATAAGATTACTATCCGTTTTGAAGGATCTGGTAAACCATAGTGACTTTTAGACTGTAAAGGATGCTGTTTAATAGTACGCATGTTCAATCATTTTGTCGAAATGATCGTCCTTTTTTCATGATTTCTTTTAAATTTCAAAAAAAAAACGCCTGATCATGTCAGACGTTTTCCTTGTTATGTTTTTTAGAATCTGATTCCTGTGTGTATTCTTCTTTGTGAAGAGGATCAATCTTATGCTCGTATTTATAAGCTTTTGACGTAGTCAGAACACTGAGCAGCAGCACAATAATAATAATAATAATGCAGATCGCAAAAATATAAAACATGTGATAATCTCCCCCTGTATACCATAATTGTATCAGAAATCAGGCAGTAACCTGTTTTATTTTTTCTTAAAAGGGGCAATTTATAAGTACATAAGGAGGAGATTGAAAATGTCTGAAAAATTAGTGCAAACAGTAAATAAACAAGTAGCTAACTGGACTGTTTTATATGAGAAATTACATAATTATCATTGGTTTGTAAAAGGTCAAAACTTCTTTACACTGCATGAAAAATTCGAAGAGCTGTACAATGAAGCGCATGTTCATATTGATGAACTTGCAGAACGACTATTAGCACTTGATGGAGCGCCTGTTGCGACTCTAAAGGAATGTCTTGAGCTATCCACAGTAAGCGAAGCAGAAGGCAAAGAAACAGCAGAGCAAATGGTGAAAACGATCTATGATGATTTTTCAAAAGTTGCCGATGAACTGAAAGAAGGTATGGACCTTGCAGATGAGGTCGGCGATGAAACAACAGGAGACATGCTCCTTGCTATTCATCAAAGTTTAGAAAAGCATAATTGGATGCTGAAATCATTCTTGGGAAAATGAGGCTGCCGCAGGGCAGTCTTTTTTTATTGTTGAATAAATATTAAAATAATCGCTTAGAAGATACTTTAAAAAATCGTTATGCCCAGGAAAAAGTGCATCAAAGCTGTAGAATGGAACAGAAAAATCGTCTTCACCCTAAAAAAAGGTGCGTCATAGAATACCAACATAAATAGTAGATTATCCATGCCCTTCTTTAAGAAAGTTCTCACTAATAATTACTTGAATAGATCTTTTATTTTTCATATTGACACTATCAACCATATAGGTTATTTCTATCGTTACGTCTGCCGATGATAAAATAGAGAGAAGGGTAATAATTCATAATGGCTGGTCAGGCCAGCCGGCTGCAGCACACATTAAGCATGAATTTGGTGCAAAGCCAAATGGCCACGCAGGCAGCACATGTGACAGTCAAGATGGTGGATTTTACAAAAGTTCAGACTTTCCAGATCATCCATCTCTTGGAACATAAGATTGATAAAAAGGCTTAACTGGCATAAAAGACCGGTCCGTGTACAATGGACCGGTCTTTTATGTGCTTTGCCCTGGCTCATTCAGTACATTTTTTTCACTAGCGGGTATTTGCTAGAGCAAAGAGGGAGAGAAAACATAAGATATATGGATTCTATTATTTTTGAAAGGAAGGCAAGAAGATGCCTCGTCCAGAAATGGGCTTGCTTATGTTTACATCCATTTATTTTTCCGTGCTCACCTTCATAGTTGGCGAGCTTCATGAAATTTTTTTAATTCTGCTTTCGTTAATGTTCATTGAGTTAGTCACCTTTATTCTGGCTGATGCTCTAACCAATACTGGAAATTTGCTTAGAAATTCGATTTCAAGGCTTGGTGCAAAGGTTATCATCATTTCAGTCGTGGCTGTTGCAAATTTAATTGATTTGGTGCTTAATACGAACTATATACTGCGTGATGGAACGATCTGCTTCTATATTGTTTTCGAAGCTCTCCGCATCTTAAGAAATGCTCATAATGTGAAGCTGCCTGTTCCGAAGTTTTTAATTAGGATTTTAGAGTTTATTGAGCAATTATTTAAAAAATGAGTGCCGAATAATTTGTTCATGAATAGGAAAAAAATAAACAATGGACAAGTAAAGGGGTGCTTTTAGGAAATGTCAGATACGAAGCAAACTTATTATGTAACGGTTGCGAACGGTGAAATATCACAGCTGAGCACGTCAGCTCCGTGGGATTATAAGATTGAAGCGACAGAAGAAGAAATTACATCGCTCAGAGAGTATTTTGATCAGGTGTATTCATCTGACTGGCAGGGTTTCTTCAGAGCCCATGTACCGTATTTAGAATATCATTATGACAGGCAGAATGATGCAATTGATCAAACGAATTATAAAATTTATGAAATGATTTATCAGCTTGGAGACGAAGAAGCCAAGAATCATATTCGTTCCCAGGGAATTTTAAAAAAGATTGAAGAACAACAATAGGTCTTATACAAACTCTTTCATTGTGATAAGATTTTTATGGACACATAGAAATTGAGGGATAGAAAATGTTTCGATTTAAAGATTATTATCACAATGAAGTTCATCTGTCTTTTGAAGAATATCCATTTTCAAAAGAACCTAAGCATGTTTGGGTCATTTGCCGGTTTGGGGATCAGTGGCTGCTTACGATTCATAGAGATCGTGGATATGAATTTCCCGGCGGCAAGGTCGAAAACTCAGAAAGTCCTGATGATGCTGCGTTAAGAGAAGTAAAAGAAGAAACAGGAGCAACCGTATCAAAACTAAGATATATAGGACAGTATAAGGTGCTCGGAAAAGAAAAAACCATCATTAAAAACATCTATTACGCAGAAATAGGCGAGATTACCCCCCAAACCGACTATCTTGAGACAAAAGGACCAATCTTATTTGAAGCACTGCCTGAGGATATCGGAAGGAATCGCAAGTTCAGCTTTATTATGAAAGATGATGTATTGGTTAAGAGCCTTGAGAAAGTCTTGGCTGAATATTTGGTATGATTCCGGTATTGGATGCCGGGATTTTTTTTGTTTAAAAAATAAAACGTCCCATTGGAAAATATAGTAATATTAATTGAAGGAGATGAAAGCAGGGGGATTAAAAAATGACTCACAGTGAACCAAGATACATTTGGATGGCCATTTCTTTAGTATTAGCAGTCTCAAGTTTTTTTGTGATCCTGATTGTTCCGTATACCATACATAACATTTTATTTCACACAATGAATACAGCTACAATCCAAACGCCTAAGCTTGTGCTGTATATGTACGGAATATCAATTGGAATTTTCGCACTTGCAAGTTTTTTTATGTATTTGAATCAGAAAAAACTATGGAAAGCTGCATTGCCGTTAACTGTTATTGGGGTTATTGGGATTGGACTTGGTACAGATCACTATAAGGTGGTGACTTATGATGAAATTAAATTCAGCAAACCATGGTCTTTTGCTGAAACTAGCTACGAATGGAAGGACGTTAAAGAAATTATCACGGAAGAATCAGATGATGAGGCGGTTAACTGGCAGGTGAAGCTGTTATTTAAGGATGGAGAAGAGCTTGTCTTTCTTCGAGACAGAAGATTCAACAGTGATCATGCAAATTTTTATTCTGCTGCAAAAATGAATGGGGTTCCTTACAAAGGCATAAATGATAAATAAAAAGGCTTTCGATTACCGAAAGCCTTTTTATATGAGCTTTATACTCCAATCGATGAAGCAATATTTTCTTTTTTAAGAAAATCTGCCAGCAGGTCTGGAGCCGTCAAGTAGATTAAGCCGTTTCCTTCAAGACTTTTTGGAAAGCCGAGTGGTATCGTGCGTTTCATCAGCTGTGCATAGATTTCCGGCTCTGAAAGCTTTCTTTCGAATTCACTCTCAGCCATCAGTTTCACTAATGCAAGAGCGCCTGAAACGTGCGGTGCGGACATCGATGTTCCGCTGAAAACGGCATATTTTCCGCCTGGGATGGTAGAAATGATTTTCTCACCTGGTGCCACGGCATCTATTTCATTATTGGAATTTGTAAAGTAAGAAGATTTTCTTTGAAGGCTGATTGCTCCGACTGAAATGACTTCATTGTAGCAGCCAGGGTAAGAAAACTCAGATGTTTTGCTGTTCCCATCGCCTTCATTTCCAGCTGCACATACGACAAGGATTTGATTTTGGACAGCCTTCTGAACGGCCTGATGAAGCTCAGGAACGTCTGTTGGTCCGCCGAGAGACATCGAGATAATATCAGCCTTTTCTGCGATAGCATATTCAATGGCATTAATAATCCACTCATAGGCACCTGAACCTTCTTCACCGCCAAGTGCTTTTAAAATAAGGAGCTTAGCTTCAGGTGCTACACCAATAACTCCTGATTCAGCATTTACGGCAGCAATCGTACCGGACACATGTGTTCCATGGCCGTTGTAGTCTGTAAATACTTCCGGATCTCCATTATCATCATCGGTAAAGTTGCGGCCGCCGATTACTCTGCCCTCTAAATCCGGGTGCTGAGCATCACATCCTGTGTCAATTACTGCGATCAAAACATCTTTGCCTTTATTTCCTTTGCTCCATAATGCGGGGGCTTGAATTAATTCCACGCCTTCCGGGATTTGCTGTACCTCTACAAGCTGATTATCAACTTTGTACGGGATTAATTTAATAGACTTTTCCATTACAACCCCTCCTAATCATTTTTTTAAGAAACAAATGTTAAGGCCAGAGACAGAGGTAAAATAATCGGAACTTTCTGTTAAATTCTATCATTTTCCTTCAATTCTAGCAAATGCCAAATAGACTAGGGGTACGAATAATGAAAATGTCACAGAATCTATTAAGACTGATAATCCAGCAGTAAAACAAAAATAAGGCCCATTCAGGGCCGTATTTGCTATTCATCATCCTTAACCAGTTTTCTCTCCAGCAGTTCAACGGCCTGGTACATAATGGTTGCAAAGCAGGCGATAATGATAAGCGAGAGAAGAACGAGAGTGAAGTTGAAGACCTGAAAACCATAAATAATCATGTATCCCAAACCTTTTGCAGATACCAGGAATTCTCCGACTATGACACCAACCCATGAGAGTCCTACATTGACTTTCAAGGTTGAAATAATCGTAGGAAATGATGCGGGCAGTACGGCTTCTTTAAACATCTGCCATTTTGAAGCGCCGAATGTCTGAAGCACCTTTAGGTAGTTAGAATCAATTTCTCTGAATGCCGTATAAACTACGATTGCTGTTATAATGATAGAGATGATGGCGCCCATCGCAATAATAGAGAAATAACCCGGTCCAAGTGCAACGATTAATATAGGTCCGAGCGCAACCTTTGGCATGGCATTTAAAATGACCAAGTATGGATCAAGAATATTTGACAGCCGCTTTGACCACCAGAGAACAGCTGCAAGCACAGTGCCGGACAGGGTGCCGATTATAAACCCAAGAACGGTTTCAAATAAGGTGACGCTCAAATTTGATAAGAGCGATCCATCGGCTGCCTTTTCCAAAAACAAGCTCCATATTTTAGAAGGATAACTGAACAGCAGCGGGTCAATCCACCCTCTCTTGCCAGCTAATTCCCATAGTGAGAAAAAAGCGATAAAGATAAGAATTTGATAAAACCTTACCCAGTTTTTCTCTTTTTTCAAGCCTTTTAAATAAGATTGATGCAATCTGTTTAATTCAATCTTTTCCATCAAGCTGATCCAGCTCCTTCCAAATGTGCTGAAAAAGATCTGTAAAGGAGGGATGCTGTCTCGCGGTAAATGGTGTCAGGTTCTTTAATTCTTCTGGCACGTGAAAGATTTGAGCGATTCTGCCTGGTTTAGAGGAAAGAAGAAAGATGCGGTCACTCATAGCGATGGCTTCGCCAATATCATGTGTGACAAGCAGAGCTGTTTTCCTGAAATCCTTCAATGTGCTCCAGACGAGGTCTTCGAGCTTTAGCTTTGTTTGATAATCAAGCGCTGAAAAAGGTTCATCAAGCATAAGAAGCTTAGGGTTTGTAGAGAGCGTTCTGACCAGAGCTGCACGCTGCCTCATGCCGCCCGAGAGCTGCCGGGGGTATTTCTTCTCGACATTCTCAAGTCCCATATCTTTTAAAAGAGAAAGGCTTTTCTCTTTCGCTTTTGCTGAAAGGTTACCTCCAATTTTCAGGCCGAGCAGAATGTTTTCTTCAATCGTTTTCCATGGGAAAAGGTAATCCTGCTGCAGCATATATCCAATGGCAGAGGAGTCTTTTTTGACTGATCTATCTTCCATTAAAATGCTTCCTTTTGTTGGTGAAATCAGACCCGCGATTATGGACAGCAGGGTAGTTTTGCCGCATCCGCTCGGGCCAAGAAAGGAGATGAATTCTCCTTCCTCTATTTGTAAATCAATATCCTCTAATGCAAGGGTTGCTGATTCTTTTGTAAAATACATATGGTGGATATGCTGGATCGTCAAGAAAGACATGCTGAAACCTCCTTACTTTGCAGCGTCTTCTGCGAACTTCGTATTAACCAGATTCTCGTGTTCGATACGTTCCGGCAATTCGTTCGCTTCTTCCATGATGTTTTGAAGATTGGTCCATTCCGCCTCATCAAGGATTGGATCAGTCGCAAAAGATCCCTGCTCTTTATAGCGTTCAATTACAGTTGTGATAATCTCAAGGTCTGTATCTTTAAATTGCGGGGCAATGGCTTTTGCAATGGTTTCAGCGCTGTTTTCTTCAACCCATTGCTGTGCTTTATAAATAGCTTTTGTAAATTTTTCTGCAGCTTCTGAATCCTCTTTTAAAAAGCTTTCTTTTGCCATAAATGTTGTGTAAGGAACTTTACCGGATTCACTTCCGAATGATGCCACAATGTGGCCTATGCCTTCTTTTTCAAAAATGCTTGCTGTAGGCTCAAACAGCTGAACGAAATCACCGGTTCCTGAAGCAAATGCACTTGGAATATTAGCAAAATCAATATTTTGAATCAGATTTAAATCATTCTGCGGATCAATTCCCTGCTGCTTTAATACAAATTCTCCAACCATCTGCGGCATTCCGCCTTTGCGCTGACCAAGGAAAGTACTGCCTTTAAGCTGATCCCAGCTGAAATTCTCGATTTTTTCTCTTGAGACAAGGAACGTTCCATCCGTTTGTGTTAGCTGGGCAAAATTGATAACCGGATCTTTAGAGCCTTGAGCAGAAACGTAAATCGATGTTTCTGAGCCAACAAGTGCAATATCAGTCCCGTCTGAGAGAAGAGCTGTCATTGTTTTATCTCCGCCCCATGTCGTTGTCAGCTCAACATCTAGGCCTTCTTCTTCAAAAAAACCTTCAGACATTGCTGCATATAAAGGAGCATAAAAAATGGAATGAGTAACCTCAGCCAACCTGATTTTTTCCGGCTTGTTTTGATTGCACGCACTTAGTGTAAAGATAAGAAGAGCAAGTACCGCAAAGCCGATGAGACTTTTTTTCATATGAAATCCTCCTTGGTGACAGACACCATCAAAAAATATTAAAATGAGTATCCAGTTTTGTAACGCCTAAAATAATGTATGATTGCGAAAAAAATGTGTGATTGCCCATAAACGATTTTGTGAGGTGCAAGGAAATGGAAAATGGTTCAATAATCGAGAGTCAGCTGCTGCCGTCGCCTAATCCTAAAATCAGACTGCAGCTCGTTACCTATTTTTCCGAAGGGCTTAAGGTAAAGGGACTCCTTGCTGAGCCGGCTGAAGAAGGAAAGTATGATGGTTTTCTTTATTTAAGAGGCGGGATTAAAAATGTAGGCAAGGTAAGAGCCGGACGGATTGTGCAATTTGCTTCAGAAGGCTTTGTTGTGATGGCTCCGTTTTACCGGGGGAATCAGGGCGGAGAAGGGAATGAAGACTTCGCAGGAGATGACAGGTACGATGCGCTGCATGCTCTGACGCTTTTAAAAAACCACCCTAAAGTTGATAAGGAACGAATCCATGTCTTCGGATTTTCAAGAGGAGGAGTGATGGCGCTTTTTGCAGGAATTTTAGATCAGGACGTTCGTTCATTAGTTACATGGGGCGGTGTTTCTGATATGGTCCTTACATACGAGGAACGGGAAGATTTGCGGAGAATGATGAAGCGGGTGATAGGGGGGACTCCTGCAAAATATCCTGAAAGATATAAGTGGAGAACTCCGCTGTATGACCTGGAGGCATTAAAGGCTCCAATTCTTATTATTCATGGTGCTCATGATCAAAACGTTTCAGTCGAACATGCTTATCTGCTTGAAAAAAGACTTGGTGAACTTGGAAAAAGAGCAGATACGATGTATTTTGAGGAATATACGCATTATTTTCCTCCTGCAGTTAACCGAAAAGTAGTAAGAGAGCTGACTTCTTGGATGAAAAAGCAATAAAATCAGGAATCGGGCTAAATGGATATGTTAAAATAACGTTATATGAAAAAGGAGTGATTAAGATGGGTATGCCTTTAGAATTGAACACGATGATCGTGACAAAAGGGAGAGAAAACCGATTAGAAGAGAATCTTTTTTCTCTCGAAAAAGAGGGCTATCGCATTTATCCGCTGGAGATTCCCGTTGAAGTCAGAAAAACAAAAGAAGGGGAAGTAAGCGGACAGGCTCTGATTAAAAAACTTGAGCTCTCTGATTCTAAAACCATTTTGACTTACCAGCTGATTGCGCTGAAATCTACAAATTAACATTCATACGAAAAAAGCTGCCGGCGGGCAGCTTTTTTGCGTTTTACTTCATGTTAAAATATTTCTCAGCAAGTGATTCAAAATTAACTTTGTCTATTGATTCTTTCTTCACTTCACCATTCACAGACTGTGTAAAGGAAGTGTCAGTCAATGTGATGTTTCCATTTTCAGTGAATCTGGTTAGCAAGCGATTTTTATTAAAAGGTGATTCCGCTGAATCACGGATGATTTCTTGAATTTCATTCAGTTCAGTCATATAAATGCTTTCAGAATCAAAAGCATATCCTTTTTTCCATTCCTTATCTTTATATTTCAGCTTCATTTCCAGGCAGTAATCCTTTTGTAGATCAGGAGTCTTCGTAATTCTGAATTGCCCGTTCTCAGAGGAAATGAGTTTACCATTCAAAGGAACGGGTTTAAGCGGCAGATTTCCTCCAAACCCAGTATCTATTAGATAGGTTTGATCATTTTCCATAAGGAGGATGGCTGCGTGGGTATTGCCGGTTCTGCTCCAGTCTTTTGCAGTATGATCATAAACAATCCCTTGGACCAATTTGGCAGGAAAATCGTTTTCCATCAGGAAAAAATAGAAAAGGGGATTCAGCTCATAACAAAGACCGCCTTGTTTCATGATCAGCATTTTAGAAATTAAGTTCTCTTTGCTGATCTCTAAAGTCTTGTTATCTATGATGCACAAGTTTTCAAATGGAATGGCTTTCGCCGTTTTTTCAAGAACTTCGTCCAAATCTTGAAAAGTGATTTTTGCGTATTCAGGAAAGCCGATTCGTTTTCGGAATAATCCATTGAGTTCATTCATTCTTCTTTCCCCCATCCATTACGATCACCTTGGTTACAAAAGCTATTTTTTCATCCAGGCCAGAAAATCATTTAACTTCGTCAATGAAGTGATATTCTCATTGCACGTATGAGGGTCCTGGCAAATATAATTGCCGCGTTTAATGAAAGTTCCAGGTTCGTTTCCTTTAATTTCTGCAGTAAACATACCAACTTCTTCAAACCGGTTGCAAATCGTGCAGATGCCCTTTTGATTGATGCTGCCGAACGTCCCCTGCAAGCCTATGAGCTTATTGGTTTGAGGGGCTATTATATATTGTTTCCCTGATCCTTTATCATGCCAGCTCAAGTAAGAAATTTCAGTGAAATCCAGTTCTTCTAATGAAGAAGGAGCCTTTATTTTCTTAGCTTTTGGAAACAGCTTTTTTATTATTTGCTCGTTTACTTTTTTAAATGGAATAACAAAAGGCTTTAATTGAGATAGAAAGACATCCGCATCAGATTTGTCTTTAACATCATTTATGGGTGAGAGCAGATCATTCTCTTCAGGTCCAATTTCGTCGAATAACATGAACGTCCTTTCCTGTGCAAGCGATTTTAAGGCCTTTAACACGTTTGGGTCATTAACCGTTCCATATCCATTCACAAGCAGTTGCGTCTGCGCTTTTATATAGTTATATTGGTCGCTTCTTATAAATGGTTCCATTTCAAGATCCTCCATTCAGGCCGTATTAGTAAAAGGTTTAATTCTATAATAAAAGAACAGTTATATTTTTTATATGGTTAGAATGAATAGGAATCAAACTCTGCATAAGAAAAGCGGATTTGTTCTGGCCGAGGAGTTTGGCAATGGAGTTAAACATCAATAATCAAAGATTTATATTTGCTTATCTCTAAAAAACACTGATCATCTTTTGGATCATCAGTGCTGTTTGCTTTTATTTTGTATAGACAATCTTTTTGATTGTTTCGGCTGAAAGATAATATTCTTCAGCTAGTTCCTGAATTTTTTTGCCGCTTTTAAATCTGCGCTTAATCGAACGGTTCCTGTCATCGAGTACCTTTCTTCCACCGGACCGGGTGCCCCACTTATAGTGCGCTGTTTCCGGTTTCGGGATGTAGATGGTCTCTCCCTGAATGTACTGCTGAATTTCTGCAATTAGTTCTTCAGGTAAAATAGCGTTTGCGTTCACATATTTCATTTCTGCCAGCCCCTTATTTGTGATTATAAAAATAAGGTGCAAAGCCACAGGACTTGAAAAG
Proteins encoded in this region:
- the ytzI gene encoding YtzI protein produces the protein MFYIFAICIIIIIIVLLLSVLTTSKAYKYEHKIDPLHKEEYTQESDSKKHNKENV
- a CDS encoding Dps family protein; the protein is MSEKLVQTVNKQVANWTVLYEKLHNYHWFVKGQNFFTLHEKFEELYNEAHVHIDELAERLLALDGAPVATLKECLELSTVSEAEGKETAEQMVKTIYDDFSKVADELKEGMDLADEVGDETTGDMLLAIHQSLEKHNWMLKSFLGK
- a CDS encoding phage holin family protein codes for the protein MPRPEMGLLMFTSIYFSVLTFIVGELHEIFLILLSLMFIELVTFILADALTNTGNLLRNSISRLGAKVIIISVVAVANLIDLVLNTNYILRDGTICFYIVFEALRILRNAHNVKLPVPKFLIRILEFIEQLFKK
- a CDS encoding hydrolase, producing the protein MSDTKQTYYVTVANGEISQLSTSAPWDYKIEATEEEITSLREYFDQVYSSDWQGFFRAHVPYLEYHYDRQNDAIDQTNYKIYEMIYQLGDEEAKNHIRSQGILKKIEEQQ
- the ytkD gene encoding RNA deprotection pyrophosphohydrolase, with amino-acid sequence MFRFKDYYHNEVHLSFEEYPFSKEPKHVWVICRFGDQWLLTIHRDRGYEFPGGKVENSESPDDAALREVKEETGATVSKLRYIGQYKVLGKEKTIIKNIYYAEIGEITPQTDYLETKGPILFEALPEDIGRNRKFSFIMKDDVLVKSLEKVLAEYLV
- a CDS encoding S8 family peptidase; the protein is MEKSIKLIPYKVDNQLVEVQQIPEGVELIQAPALWSKGNKGKDVLIAVIDTGCDAQHPDLEGRVIGGRNFTDDDNGDPEVFTDYNGHGTHVSGTIAAVNAESGVIGVAPEAKLLILKALGGEEGSGAYEWIINAIEYAIAEKADIISMSLGGPTDVPELHQAVQKAVQNQILVVCAAGNEGDGNSKTSEFSYPGCYNEVISVGAISLQRKSSYFTNSNNEIDAVAPGEKIISTIPGGKYAVFSGTSMSAPHVSGALALVKLMAESEFERKLSEPEIYAQLMKRTIPLGFPKSLEGNGLIYLTAPDLLADFLKKENIASSIGV
- a CDS encoding ABC transporter permease, with the protein product MEKIELNRLHQSYLKGLKKEKNWVRFYQILIFIAFFSLWELAGKRGWIDPLLFSYPSKIWSLFLEKAADGSLLSNLSVTLFETVLGFIIGTLSGTVLAAVLWWSKRLSNILDPYLVILNAMPKVALGPILIVALGPGYFSIIAMGAIISIIITAIVVYTAFREIDSNYLKVLQTFGASKWQMFKEAVLPASFPTIISTLKVNVGLSWVGVIVGEFLVSAKGLGYMIIYGFQVFNFTLVLLSLIIIACFATIMYQAVELLERKLVKDDE
- a CDS encoding ABC transporter ATP-binding protein, with the protein product MSFLTIQHIHHMYFTKESATLALEDIDLQIEEGEFISFLGPSGCGKTTLLSIIAGLISPTKGSILMEDRSVKKDSSAIGYMLQQDYLFPWKTIEENILLGLKIGGNLSAKAKEKSLSLLKDMGLENVEKKYPRQLSGGMRQRAALVRTLSTNPKLLMLDEPFSALDYQTKLKLEDLVWSTLKDFRKTALLVTHDIGEAIAMSDRIFLLSSKPGRIAQIFHVPEELKNLTPFTARQHPSFTDLFQHIWKELDQLDGKD
- a CDS encoding ABC transporter substrate-binding protein gives rise to the protein MKKSLIGFAVLALLIFTLSACNQNKPEKIRLAEVTHSIFYAPLYAAMSEGFFEEEGLDVELTTTWGGDKTMTALLSDGTDIALVGSETSIYVSAQGSKDPVINFAQLTQTDGTFLVSREKIENFSWDQLKGSTFLGQRKGGMPQMVGEFVLKQQGIDPQNDLNLIQNIDFANIPSAFASGTGDFVQLFEPTASIFEKEGIGHIVASFGSESGKVPYTTFMAKESFLKEDSEAAEKFTKAIYKAQQWVEENSAETIAKAIAPQFKDTDLEIITTVIERYKEQGSFATDPILDEAEWTNLQNIMEEANELPERIEHENLVNTKFAEDAAK
- a CDS encoding S9 family peptidase codes for the protein MENGSIIESQLLPSPNPKIRLQLVTYFSEGLKVKGLLAEPAEEGKYDGFLYLRGGIKNVGKVRAGRIVQFASEGFVVMAPFYRGNQGGEGNEDFAGDDRYDALHALTLLKNHPKVDKERIHVFGFSRGGVMALFAGILDQDVRSLVTWGGVSDMVLTYEEREDLRRMMKRVIGGTPAKYPERYKWRTPLYDLEALKAPILIIHGAHDQNVSVEHAYLLEKRLGELGKRADTMYFEEYTHYFPPAVNRKVVRELTSWMKKQ
- a CDS encoding DUF2584 domain-containing protein; protein product: MGMPLELNTMIVTKGRENRLEENLFSLEKEGYRIYPLEIPVEVRKTKEGEVSGQALIKKLELSDSKTILTYQLIALKSTN
- a CDS encoding arylamine N-acetyltransferase — protein: MNELNGLFRKRIGFPEYAKITFQDLDEVLEKTAKAIPFENLCIIDNKTLEISKENLISKMLIMKQGGLCYELNPLFYFFLMENDFPAKLVQGIVYDHTAKDWSRTGNTHAAILLMENDQTYLIDTGFGGNLPLKPVPLNGKLISSENGQFRITKTPDLQKDYCLEMKLKYKDKEWKKGYAFDSESIYMTELNEIQEIIRDSAESPFNKNRLLTRFTENGNITLTDTSFTQSVNGEVKKESIDKVNFESLAEKYFNMK
- a CDS encoding FusB/FusC family EF-G-binding protein is translated as MEPFIRSDQYNYIKAQTQLLVNGYGTVNDPNVLKALKSLAQERTFMLFDEIGPEENDLLSPINDVKDKSDADVFLSQLKPFVIPFKKVNEQIIKKLFPKAKKIKAPSSLEELDFTEISYLSWHDKGSGKQYIIAPQTNKLIGLQGTFGSINQKGICTICNRFEEVGMFTAEIKGNEPGTFIKRGNYICQDPHTCNENITSLTKLNDFLAWMKK
- a CDS encoding CD3324 family protein: MKYVNANAILPEELIAEIQQYIQGETIYIPKPETAHYKWGTRSGGRKVLDDRNRSIKRRFKSGKKIQELAEEYYLSAETIKKIVYTK